One window from the genome of Actinoplanes teichomyceticus ATCC 31121 encodes:
- the guaA gene encoding glutamine-hydrolyzing GMP synthase, with translation MSTPRPVLVVDFGAQYAQLIARRVREARVYSEIVPHSMPVAEMLAKNPAAIILSGGPSSVYEPGAPVLDAGLFDSEVPVFGICYGFQAMAQALGGTVAHTGSREYGRTLLTAQGGSLLRDLPAGLPVWMSHGDSVAVAPAGFMVTASTPGAPVAAFEDLAARRAGVQFHPEVAHTEQGQEMLKRFLYDIAGIEPTWTPGNIIEDQVAAIREQVGDKQVLCALSGGVDSAVAAALVHKAIGDQLTCVFVDHGLLRAGEAEQVEKDYVAATGIRLKVVDAAEQFLGHLAGVTDPEQKRKIIGREFIRTFEAAARELDAERHIEFLVQGTLYPDVVESGGGTGTANIKSHHNVGGLPDDLQFALIEPLRTLFKDEVRALGAALGLPEAMVQRHPFPGPGLAIRIIGAVDRERLDILRQADLIAREELTAAGLDRDVWQFPVVLLADVRSVGVQGDGRTYGHPVVLRPVSSEDAMTADWSRLPYDLIAKISNRITNEVREINRVVLDVTSKPPGTIEWE, from the coding sequence GTGAGCACCCCGCGTCCCGTCCTCGTCGTCGACTTCGGCGCCCAGTACGCCCAGCTGATCGCCCGCCGGGTCCGTGAGGCCCGTGTGTACTCCGAGATCGTCCCGCACTCGATGCCGGTGGCCGAGATGCTGGCCAAGAATCCCGCCGCGATCATCCTGTCCGGCGGCCCGTCCAGCGTCTACGAGCCGGGCGCGCCCGTGCTCGACGCGGGCCTGTTCGACAGCGAGGTGCCGGTCTTCGGCATCTGCTACGGCTTCCAGGCGATGGCTCAGGCGCTCGGCGGCACGGTGGCGCACACCGGCTCCCGGGAGTACGGCCGCACCCTGCTGACCGCGCAGGGCGGCTCGCTGCTGCGCGACCTGCCGGCCGGCCTGCCGGTGTGGATGAGCCACGGGGACAGCGTCGCGGTCGCCCCGGCCGGCTTCATGGTCACCGCGTCCACCCCGGGCGCCCCGGTCGCCGCGTTCGAGGACCTGGCCGCCCGGCGCGCCGGCGTGCAGTTCCACCCCGAGGTGGCGCACACCGAGCAGGGCCAGGAGATGCTCAAGCGCTTCCTGTACGACATCGCCGGCATCGAGCCCACGTGGACGCCCGGCAACATCATCGAGGACCAGGTCGCCGCGATCCGCGAGCAGGTGGGCGACAAGCAGGTGCTCTGCGCGCTCTCCGGCGGCGTCGACTCGGCGGTCGCCGCGGCGCTCGTCCACAAGGCGATCGGCGACCAGCTCACCTGCGTCTTCGTCGACCACGGCCTGCTGCGTGCGGGCGAGGCCGAGCAGGTGGAGAAGGACTACGTCGCCGCCACCGGCATCCGGCTCAAGGTGGTCGACGCCGCCGAGCAGTTCCTCGGGCACCTGGCCGGGGTCACCGACCCGGAGCAGAAGCGCAAGATCATCGGGCGCGAGTTCATCCGTACGTTCGAGGCCGCCGCCCGCGAGCTGGACGCCGAGCGGCACATCGAGTTCCTGGTGCAGGGCACGCTGTACCCGGATGTGGTGGAGTCCGGCGGCGGCACCGGCACCGCGAACATCAAGTCGCACCACAACGTCGGCGGCCTCCCCGACGACCTGCAGTTCGCGCTGATCGAGCCGCTGCGCACGCTGTTCAAGGACGAGGTGCGCGCGCTCGGCGCCGCCCTCGGCCTGCCCGAGGCGATGGTGCAGCGGCACCCGTTCCCGGGGCCGGGGCTGGCCATCCGGATCATCGGCGCGGTCGACCGGGAGCGCCTGGACATCCTGCGCCAGGCCGACCTGATCGCCCGCGAGGAGCTGACCGCCGCCGGTCTGGACCGGGATGTCTGGCAGTTCCCGGTGGTGCTGCTGGCCGACGTGCGCAGCGTCGGCGTGCAGGGCGACGGCCGCACCTACGGCCACCCGGTGGTGTTGCGGCCGGTCTCCAGCGAGGACGCGATGACCGCCGACTGGTCCCGCCTGCCGTACGACCTGATCGCCAAGATCTCGAACCGGATCACCAACGAGGTCCGGGAGATCAACCGGGTGGTGCTCGACGTCACGAGCAAGCCGCCGGGCACCATCGAGTGGGAGTGA